From a single Scomber japonicus isolate fScoJap1 chromosome 12, fScoJap1.pri, whole genome shotgun sequence genomic region:
- the kif1ab gene encoding kinesin-like protein KIF1A isoform X2, whose product MAGASVKVAVRVRPFNSREMAKDSKCIIQMSGNTTTILNPKQPKENKSFNFDFSYWSHTTPEDINYANQMQVYKDIGEEMLLHAFEGYNVCIFAYGQTGAGKSYTMMGRQEKDQQGIIPLLCEDLFTKIGGSNNENSMSYSVEVSYMEIYCERVRDLLNPKNKGNLRVREHPLMGPYVEDLSKLAVTSYNDIQDLMDSGNKARTVAATNMNETSSRSHAVFNIIFTQKKHDSDTDNTLEKVSKISLVDLAGSERADSTGAKGTRLKEGANINKSLTTLGKVISGLAELDSAPNKNKKKKKVESFIPYRDSVLTWLLRENLGGNSRTAMVAALSPADINYDETLSTLRYADRAKQIRCNAVINEDPNNRLVRELKEEVARLKDLLFSQGLGDIIENLCDYKNFVNNRQAVNQGGDLSTVTNAMTGMSPSPSLSVLSSRAGSINNLHDRIFSPASEEAIERLKETEKIIAELNETWEEKLRRTEAIRMEREALLAEMGVAMREDGGTVGVFSPKKTPHLVNLNEDPLMSECLLYYIKDGITKVGRENAKTRQDIVLSGHFIKDEHCTFSSSTGPQGEGCVILEPCEGSETYVNGKKVTSPIILRSGNRIIMGKSHVFRFNDPEQARMERERTPCAETPVEPVDWAFAQRELLEKQGIDMKQEMEQRLQELEDQYRKEREEASNLLEQQRLDYESKLEALQKQVNSRYLESPEEEEEPEEEVPWTKRETELALWAFRKWRFYQFTSLRDLLWGNAIFLKEANAISVELKKKVQFQFVLLTDTLYSPLPPDLLPPSVAKERERRPFPRTIVAVEVQDQKNGATHYWTLEKLRQRLDLMREMYDRAAELPSSAVEDCDHTLTGGDPFYDRFPWFRLVGRAFVYLSNLLYPVPLVHRVAIVSEKGEVKGFLRVAVQAISADEEAPDYGSGVRQSGTAKISFEDKQFEKFQTETSPGVLPYSNTSQEELRIVEGEGQNVEIGISADEVNNNTCEATQEPPLSPVKSLGLGLDLPLDLSPEKALSHLKIGSTFTFRVTVLQASSISAEYADIFCQFNFIHRHDEAFSTEPLKNTGRGPPLGFYHVQNITVEVTKSFVEYIKTQPIVFEVFGHYQKQPFPPLCKDLISPLRPSRRQFPRVMPLSKPVPATKLSTLTRSTAGPCHAKYDLMVFFEICELEANGDYIPAVVDHRGGMPCHGTYLLHQGIQRRITVTIAHETGNYIEWKEVKELVIGRIRNTPEADETIIDPNILSLNILSSGYFWPKHDDNVSLGVDHRTFYRFEAAWDSSMHNSLLLNRVTPYGEKIYITLSAYLEMENCTQPTVITKDFCMVFYSRDTKLPASRSIRNLFSTGCLRPSESNRVTGVYEVTLCHVADNGSPGMQRRRRRVLDTSVAYVRGEENLAGWRPRSDSLILDHQWELEKLSLLQEVEKTRHYLLLREKLEATLQAGQDALYKSSDISNFAKSPILSHSPGSSPALDSPNQRQRELAAKCLRLLMHTFNREYSQVSSSASESKLSEMSASLMRESSSSGLSTLTPSSTCPSLVEGNYDIRHTDPSSGASTPDLDPYSPVDRKKAFRGCTFVPDIQEIRVSPIVSKKGYLHFLEPHTSGWVKRYVVVRRPYVYLYRNERDSVERAVINLSSAKVEYSEDKQTLLRTPNTFAVCTEHRGILLQATNDKEMHDWLYAFNPLLAGTIRSKLSRRKSVQSMPPIPTAQRM is encoded by the exons ATGGCGGGAGCTTCGGTGAAGGTGGCGGTGAGGGTCCGACCCTTCAACTCCAGAGAGATGGCGAAGGACAGCAAATGCATCATTCAGATGTCAGGAAACACCACAA CAATCCTGAACCCAAAACAGCCGAAAGAAAACAAGAGTTTTAACTTTGACTTTTCTTACTGGTCACACACCACG CCTGAAGACATCAACTATGCGAACCAGATGCAGGTGTACAAGGACATTGGAGAGGAGATGCTGCTTCATGCCTTTGAAGGCTACAATGTGTGCATATTTGCATACGGACAAACAGGAGCAGGCAAAAGCTACACTATGATGGGACGACAGGAGAAAGACCAGCAGGGGATCATACCtctg cTTTGTGAAGACCTTTTCACCAAGATCGGTGGCAGCAATAATGAAAACAGCATGTCATACTCTGTGGAG GTGAGCTATATGGAAATCTACTGCGAGCGTGTGCGTGACCTGCTCAACCCCAAAAACAAAGGAAACCTGCGTGTCAGAGAGCACCCTCTGATGGGACCCTACGTCGAAGATTTGTCCAAACTAGCTGTCACATCCTACAATGACATCCAGGATCTGATGGATTCTGGTAACAAGGCCAG GACTGTGGCTGCTACCAACATGAACGAGACCAGCAGCCGGTCCCACGCAGTCTTTAACATCATcttcacacagaaaaaacatgATTCGGACACAGACAACACATTAGAAAAG GTCAGCAAGATCAGCCTGGTAGACTTGGCTGGCAGTGAGCGGGCCGACTCAACCGGAGCCAAAGGAACCAGACTGAAG GAAGGAGCAAACATCAACAAATCTCTGACCACACTGGGCAAAGTTATTTCTGGTCTAGCTGAACTG GACTCAGCACCAAACAAG aacaagaaaaagaagaaggtggAAAGCTTCATTCCTTACAGAGATTCAGTTCTGACTTGGCTACTGAGGGAGAACTTAG gAGGAAACTCGCGTACGGCCATGGTGGCTGCTCTCAGCCCTGCTGACATTAACTACGATGAAACCCTCAGTACCCTCCG ATACGCTGATCGTGCTAAACAGATCCGCTGTAACGCTGTGATCAACGAGGACCCCAACAACCGCCTGGTGCGTGAGCTTAAAGAGGAGGTGGCTCGCCTCAAAGACCTACTGTTCTCTCAGGGCCTGGGAGACATCATAGAGA aCCTGTGCGATTACAAGAACTTTGTGAATAATCGCCAGGCTGTCAATCAAGGGGGTGATCTCTCCACAGTGACCAATGCCATGACGGGAATGAGCCCCTCTCCCTCGCTCTCGGTCCTGTCCAGTCGCGCTGGGTCCATCAACAACCTCCATGATCGCATCTTCAGTCCGGCCAGTGAAGAGGCCATTGAGAGGCTCAAG gaaacagagaaaatCATCGCAGAGCTCAATGAGACCTGGGAAGAGAAGTTGAGACGTACTGAGGCGATTCGCATGGAGAG AGAGGCCCTGCTGGCTGAGATGGGTGTTGCCAtgagagaagatggaggcaCTGTTGGTGTCTTCTCCCCGAAAAAG ACCCCTCATCTGGTGAACCTGAACGAGGACCCGCTGATGTCAGAGTGTCTGCTGTATTATATCAAAGATGGCATTACCAA GGTTGGCCGTGAAAATGCCAAGACTCGCCAGGATATTGTTCTCAGCGGCCATTTTATCAAAGATGAACACTGCACTTTCAGCAGCAGTACGGGCCCTCAGGGAGAAG GTTGTGTCATCTTGGAGCCATGTGAGGGCTCAGAGACATATGTCAACGGAAAGAAGGTGACCTCGCCCATCATCCTGCGGTCTG GGAACCGCATCATTATGGGCAAGAGCCACGTGTTTCGCTTCAACGACCCGGAGCAGGCTCGGATGGAGCGAGAGAGGACGCCATGTGCTGAGACTCCGGTGGAGCCTGTTGACTGGGCCTTTGCTCAGAGAGAGCTGCTGGAGAAACAAGGCATCGACATGAAGCAGGAGATGGAGCAGAG GCTTCAAGAGCTTGAGGATCAGTACcgcaaagaaagagaagaagccAGTAACCTGCTAGAACAGCAGAGGCTG GACTATGAGAGTAAACTGGAGGCTCTTCAGAAACAGGTGAACTCTCGGTACCTGGAGTcacctgaggaggaggaggagcctgAAGAGGAAG TGCCGTGGACCAAGCGAGAGACCGAGCTGGCTCTGTGGGCTTTCAGAAAGTGGCGTTTCTACCAGTTCACGTCTCTCAGGGATTTGCTTTGGGGCAACGCCATCTTTCTCAAGGAGGCTAATGCTATCAGTGTGGAGTTGAAGAAGAAG GTCCAGTTCCAGTTTGTCCTGTTGACAGACACTCTGTactctcctctgcctcctgaTCTGCTACCTCCCAGCGTGgccaaagagagggagagacgacCTTTCCCTCGGACCATTGTAGCAGTTGAAGTGCAGGATCAGAAAAACGGAGCCACACATTACTGGACTCTGGAGAAACTCAG GCAGAGGCTGGACCTGATGAGAGAAATGTACGACCGCGCTGCCGAGCTCCCCAGCAGTGCTGTGGAGGACTGTGACCACACCTTGACCGGAGGTGACCCCTTCTACGACCGCTTCCCATGGTTCCGTCTGGTTGGCAG gGCTTTCGTGTACCTGAGCAACCTGTTGTATCCGGTGCCCCTGGTACATCGTGTGGCCATTGTTAGTGAGAAAGGAGAGGTGAAGGGCTTCCTCAGAGTGGCTGTGCAGGCCATCTCAG CTGACGAGGAGGCCCCTGATTACGGCTCTGGTGTGAGGCAGTCAGGCACTGCCAAGATCTCATTTGAGGACAAACAGTTTGAAAAG TTCCAGACAGAGACCTCTCCTGGTGTTCTCCCCTACTCCAACACCTCCCAGGAGGAGCTGCGAATTGTCGagggagaaggacagaatgTGGAGATAGGAATCTCTGCAGATGAAGTCAACAACAACACCTGTGAAG CCACCCAGGAACCTCCCCTGAGCCCAGTGAAGAGTTTAGGTCTGGGTCTAGATCTTCCTCTGGACCTCTCTCcagagaaggctctgtcccacCTGAAGATTGGCAGCACCTTCACTTTCAGAGTCACCGTCTTACAGGCATCCAGCATCTCAGCCGAGTACGCCGACATCTTCTGCCAGTTCAA CTTCATCCATCGCCATGATGAAGCTTTCTCCACTGAACCTCTGAAGAACACCGGCAGAGGACCACCGCTGGGCTTCTACCATGTACAAAAT ATCACAGTGGAGGTGACCAAGTCCTTTGTGGAGTACATCAAGACCCAGCCCATTGTCTTCGAGGTGTTTGGCCACTATCAGAAACAGCCTTTCCCTCCACTCTGCAAAGACCTGATCAG tcCACTGAGACCTTCCAGGAGGCAGTTCCCCAGAGTGATGCCCTTATCCAAACCAG TGCCGGCCACCAAGCTCAGCACCCTGACTCGTTCCACTGCAGGACCTTGTCACGCCAAATACGACCTCATGGTCTTCTTTGAGATCTGTGAGCTGGAAGCGAACGGAGA CTACATCCCTGCTGTTGTTGACCACAGAGGCGGGATGCCCTGCCACGGCACATACCTCTTACATCAG GGCATCCAGAGGAGGATCACAGTTACCATCGCTCATGAAACTGGAAATTATATTGAATGGAAAGAGGTGAAAGAGCTGGTTATCG GTCGTATTCGAAACACACCGGAGGCTGATGAAACCATCATAGACCCCAACATCCTTTCTCTCAACATCCTGTCCTCTGGATATTTCTGGCCAAAACATGATGACAA CGTCTCCTTGGGAGTTGATCATAG AACTTTCTACCGATTTGAGGCAGCGTGGGACAGCTCCATGCACAACTCTCTGCTTCTGAACAGAGTCACTCCTTATGGAGAGAAGATCTACATCACCCTCTCTGCTTATCTAGAG ATGGAGAACTGCACTCAGCCGACAGTGATCACCAAAGACTTCTGCATGGTGTTTTACTCCCGCGACACCAAGTTGCCGGCCTCCCGCTCCATAAGAAACCTGTTCAGCACTGGTTGCCTAAGGCCCTCTGAGAG TAACCGTGTAACTGGAGTCTATGAAGTGACTCTCTGCCATGTGGCGGACAATGGAAGTCCAG GCATGCAGCGTCGTCGCAGACGTGTGCTGGACACCTCGGTGGCTTACGTTCGAGGAGAGGAGAACCTGGCTGGATGGAGGCCTCGCAGTGACAGCCTCATCCTCGACCACCAGTGGGAGCTGGAAAAACTCAGTTTACTGCAGGAG GTGGAGAAGACCAGGCACTACCTGCTGCTGAGGGAGAAGCTGGAGGCGACCCTGCAGGCAGGACAGGACGCGCTCTACAAGAGCAGCGACATCAGCAACTTTGCAAAGAGTCCCATCCTTAGCCACAGTCCTGGCAGCAGCCCGGCCCTTGACAGCCCCAACCAGAGGCAAAGGGAGCTGGCTGCCAAG TGTCTGCGTCTGCTGATGCACACCTTCAACAGGGAGTACAGCCAGGTGAGCAGCAGTGCCAGTGAGAGCAAG ctcTCTGAGATGTCTGCATCGCTAATGAGAGAGTCATCATCTTCTGGACTGAGCACGCTCACTCCATCCTCTACCTGCCCCTCACTGGTCGAGGGAAACTATGACATCAG ACACACTGATCCCAGTTCAGGAGCATCCACCCCAGATCTGGACCCATACAGCCCAGTGGACAGAAAGAAAGCTTTCAGAGGATGCACCTTTGTTCCTGACATACAGGAGATCCGCGTCAG CCCCATTGTGTCAAAGAAGGGCTACCTACACTTTCTGGAGCCTCACACCAGTGGCTGGGTGAAGCGCTATGTGGTGGTGCGCAGGCCCTACGTCTACCTATACCGCAATGAGAGGGACAGCGTGGAGCGAGCTGTCATCAATCTGTCCTCTGCTAAAGTGGAATACAGCGAAGACAAACAGACCTTACTACGG ACTCCCAACACGTTTGCTGTGTGCACTGAGCATCGTGGGATACTGCTTCAGGCCACCAATGATAAAGAGATGCACGACTGGCTGTACGCATTTAATCCTCTGTTAGCCGGCACCATTAG ATCAAAGCTTTCCCGGAGAAAGTCAGTCCAGTCCATGCCGCCGATCCCGACTGCTCAGAGGATGTGA
- the kif1ab gene encoding kinesin-like protein KIF1A isoform X1, with product MAGASVKVAVRVRPFNSREMAKDSKCIIQMSGNTTTILNPKQPKENKSFNFDFSYWSHTTPEDINYANQMQVYKDIGEEMLLHAFEGYNVCIFAYGQTGAGKSYTMMGRQEKDQQGIIPLLCEDLFTKIGGSNNENSMSYSVEVSYMEIYCERVRDLLNPKNKGNLRVREHPLMGPYVEDLSKLAVTSYNDIQDLMDSGNKARTVAATNMNETSSRSHAVFNIIFTQKKHDSDTDNTLEKVSKISLVDLAGSERADSTGAKGTRLKEGANINKSLTTLGKVISGLAELDSAPNKNKKKKKVESFIPYRDSVLTWLLRENLGGNSRTAMVAALSPADINYDETLSTLRYADRAKQIRCNAVINEDPNNRLVRELKEEVARLKDLLFSQGLGDIIETYRGTGPVIAGLKYLCDYKNFVNNRQAVNQGGDLSTVTNAMTGMSPSPSLSVLSSRAGSINNLHDRIFSPASEEAIERLKETEKIIAELNETWEEKLRRTEAIRMEREALLAEMGVAMREDGGTVGVFSPKKTPHLVNLNEDPLMSECLLYYIKDGITKVGRENAKTRQDIVLSGHFIKDEHCTFSSSTGPQGEGCVILEPCEGSETYVNGKKVTSPIILRSGNRIIMGKSHVFRFNDPEQARMERERTPCAETPVEPVDWAFAQRELLEKQGIDMKQEMEQRLQELEDQYRKEREEASNLLEQQRLDYESKLEALQKQVNSRYLESPEEEEEPEEEVPWTKRETELALWAFRKWRFYQFTSLRDLLWGNAIFLKEANAISVELKKKVQFQFVLLTDTLYSPLPPDLLPPSVAKERERRPFPRTIVAVEVQDQKNGATHYWTLEKLRQRLDLMREMYDRAAELPSSAVEDCDHTLTGGDPFYDRFPWFRLVGRAFVYLSNLLYPVPLVHRVAIVSEKGEVKGFLRVAVQAISADEEAPDYGSGVRQSGTAKISFEDKQFEKFQTETSPGVLPYSNTSQEELRIVEGEGQNVEIGISADEVNNNTCEATQEPPLSPVKSLGLGLDLPLDLSPEKALSHLKIGSTFTFRVTVLQASSISAEYADIFCQFNFIHRHDEAFSTEPLKNTGRGPPLGFYHVQNITVEVTKSFVEYIKTQPIVFEVFGHYQKQPFPPLCKDLISPLRPSRRQFPRVMPLSKPVPATKLSTLTRSTAGPCHAKYDLMVFFEICELEANGDYIPAVVDHRGGMPCHGTYLLHQGIQRRITVTIAHETGNYIEWKEVKELVIGRIRNTPEADETIIDPNILSLNILSSGYFWPKHDDNVSLGVDHRTFYRFEAAWDSSMHNSLLLNRVTPYGEKIYITLSAYLEMENCTQPTVITKDFCMVFYSRDTKLPASRSIRNLFSTGCLRPSESNRVTGVYEVTLCHVADNGSPGMQRRRRRVLDTSVAYVRGEENLAGWRPRSDSLILDHQWELEKLSLLQEVEKTRHYLLLREKLEATLQAGQDALYKSSDISNFAKSPILSHSPGSSPALDSPNQRQRELAAKCLRLLMHTFNREYSQVSSSASESKLSEMSASLMRESSSSGLSTLTPSSTCPSLVEGNYDIRHTDPSSGASTPDLDPYSPVDRKKAFRGCTFVPDIQEIRVSPIVSKKGYLHFLEPHTSGWVKRYVVVRRPYVYLYRNERDSVERAVINLSSAKVEYSEDKQTLLRTPNTFAVCTEHRGILLQATNDKEMHDWLYAFNPLLAGTIRSKLSRRKSVQSMPPIPTAQRM from the exons ATGGCGGGAGCTTCGGTGAAGGTGGCGGTGAGGGTCCGACCCTTCAACTCCAGAGAGATGGCGAAGGACAGCAAATGCATCATTCAGATGTCAGGAAACACCACAA CAATCCTGAACCCAAAACAGCCGAAAGAAAACAAGAGTTTTAACTTTGACTTTTCTTACTGGTCACACACCACG CCTGAAGACATCAACTATGCGAACCAGATGCAGGTGTACAAGGACATTGGAGAGGAGATGCTGCTTCATGCCTTTGAAGGCTACAATGTGTGCATATTTGCATACGGACAAACAGGAGCAGGCAAAAGCTACACTATGATGGGACGACAGGAGAAAGACCAGCAGGGGATCATACCtctg cTTTGTGAAGACCTTTTCACCAAGATCGGTGGCAGCAATAATGAAAACAGCATGTCATACTCTGTGGAG GTGAGCTATATGGAAATCTACTGCGAGCGTGTGCGTGACCTGCTCAACCCCAAAAACAAAGGAAACCTGCGTGTCAGAGAGCACCCTCTGATGGGACCCTACGTCGAAGATTTGTCCAAACTAGCTGTCACATCCTACAATGACATCCAGGATCTGATGGATTCTGGTAACAAGGCCAG GACTGTGGCTGCTACCAACATGAACGAGACCAGCAGCCGGTCCCACGCAGTCTTTAACATCATcttcacacagaaaaaacatgATTCGGACACAGACAACACATTAGAAAAG GTCAGCAAGATCAGCCTGGTAGACTTGGCTGGCAGTGAGCGGGCCGACTCAACCGGAGCCAAAGGAACCAGACTGAAG GAAGGAGCAAACATCAACAAATCTCTGACCACACTGGGCAAAGTTATTTCTGGTCTAGCTGAACTG GACTCAGCACCAAACAAG aacaagaaaaagaagaaggtggAAAGCTTCATTCCTTACAGAGATTCAGTTCTGACTTGGCTACTGAGGGAGAACTTAG gAGGAAACTCGCGTACGGCCATGGTGGCTGCTCTCAGCCCTGCTGACATTAACTACGATGAAACCCTCAGTACCCTCCG ATACGCTGATCGTGCTAAACAGATCCGCTGTAACGCTGTGATCAACGAGGACCCCAACAACCGCCTGGTGCGTGAGCTTAAAGAGGAGGTGGCTCGCCTCAAAGACCTACTGTTCTCTCAGGGCCTGGGAGACATCATAGAGA CGTATCGTGGCACCGGCCCGGTCATCGCTGGTTTGAAAT aCCTGTGCGATTACAAGAACTTTGTGAATAATCGCCAGGCTGTCAATCAAGGGGGTGATCTCTCCACAGTGACCAATGCCATGACGGGAATGAGCCCCTCTCCCTCGCTCTCGGTCCTGTCCAGTCGCGCTGGGTCCATCAACAACCTCCATGATCGCATCTTCAGTCCGGCCAGTGAAGAGGCCATTGAGAGGCTCAAG gaaacagagaaaatCATCGCAGAGCTCAATGAGACCTGGGAAGAGAAGTTGAGACGTACTGAGGCGATTCGCATGGAGAG AGAGGCCCTGCTGGCTGAGATGGGTGTTGCCAtgagagaagatggaggcaCTGTTGGTGTCTTCTCCCCGAAAAAG ACCCCTCATCTGGTGAACCTGAACGAGGACCCGCTGATGTCAGAGTGTCTGCTGTATTATATCAAAGATGGCATTACCAA GGTTGGCCGTGAAAATGCCAAGACTCGCCAGGATATTGTTCTCAGCGGCCATTTTATCAAAGATGAACACTGCACTTTCAGCAGCAGTACGGGCCCTCAGGGAGAAG GTTGTGTCATCTTGGAGCCATGTGAGGGCTCAGAGACATATGTCAACGGAAAGAAGGTGACCTCGCCCATCATCCTGCGGTCTG GGAACCGCATCATTATGGGCAAGAGCCACGTGTTTCGCTTCAACGACCCGGAGCAGGCTCGGATGGAGCGAGAGAGGACGCCATGTGCTGAGACTCCGGTGGAGCCTGTTGACTGGGCCTTTGCTCAGAGAGAGCTGCTGGAGAAACAAGGCATCGACATGAAGCAGGAGATGGAGCAGAG GCTTCAAGAGCTTGAGGATCAGTACcgcaaagaaagagaagaagccAGTAACCTGCTAGAACAGCAGAGGCTG GACTATGAGAGTAAACTGGAGGCTCTTCAGAAACAGGTGAACTCTCGGTACCTGGAGTcacctgaggaggaggaggagcctgAAGAGGAAG TGCCGTGGACCAAGCGAGAGACCGAGCTGGCTCTGTGGGCTTTCAGAAAGTGGCGTTTCTACCAGTTCACGTCTCTCAGGGATTTGCTTTGGGGCAACGCCATCTTTCTCAAGGAGGCTAATGCTATCAGTGTGGAGTTGAAGAAGAAG GTCCAGTTCCAGTTTGTCCTGTTGACAGACACTCTGTactctcctctgcctcctgaTCTGCTACCTCCCAGCGTGgccaaagagagggagagacgacCTTTCCCTCGGACCATTGTAGCAGTTGAAGTGCAGGATCAGAAAAACGGAGCCACACATTACTGGACTCTGGAGAAACTCAG GCAGAGGCTGGACCTGATGAGAGAAATGTACGACCGCGCTGCCGAGCTCCCCAGCAGTGCTGTGGAGGACTGTGACCACACCTTGACCGGAGGTGACCCCTTCTACGACCGCTTCCCATGGTTCCGTCTGGTTGGCAG gGCTTTCGTGTACCTGAGCAACCTGTTGTATCCGGTGCCCCTGGTACATCGTGTGGCCATTGTTAGTGAGAAAGGAGAGGTGAAGGGCTTCCTCAGAGTGGCTGTGCAGGCCATCTCAG CTGACGAGGAGGCCCCTGATTACGGCTCTGGTGTGAGGCAGTCAGGCACTGCCAAGATCTCATTTGAGGACAAACAGTTTGAAAAG TTCCAGACAGAGACCTCTCCTGGTGTTCTCCCCTACTCCAACACCTCCCAGGAGGAGCTGCGAATTGTCGagggagaaggacagaatgTGGAGATAGGAATCTCTGCAGATGAAGTCAACAACAACACCTGTGAAG CCACCCAGGAACCTCCCCTGAGCCCAGTGAAGAGTTTAGGTCTGGGTCTAGATCTTCCTCTGGACCTCTCTCcagagaaggctctgtcccacCTGAAGATTGGCAGCACCTTCACTTTCAGAGTCACCGTCTTACAGGCATCCAGCATCTCAGCCGAGTACGCCGACATCTTCTGCCAGTTCAA CTTCATCCATCGCCATGATGAAGCTTTCTCCACTGAACCTCTGAAGAACACCGGCAGAGGACCACCGCTGGGCTTCTACCATGTACAAAAT ATCACAGTGGAGGTGACCAAGTCCTTTGTGGAGTACATCAAGACCCAGCCCATTGTCTTCGAGGTGTTTGGCCACTATCAGAAACAGCCTTTCCCTCCACTCTGCAAAGACCTGATCAG tcCACTGAGACCTTCCAGGAGGCAGTTCCCCAGAGTGATGCCCTTATCCAAACCAG TGCCGGCCACCAAGCTCAGCACCCTGACTCGTTCCACTGCAGGACCTTGTCACGCCAAATACGACCTCATGGTCTTCTTTGAGATCTGTGAGCTGGAAGCGAACGGAGA CTACATCCCTGCTGTTGTTGACCACAGAGGCGGGATGCCCTGCCACGGCACATACCTCTTACATCAG GGCATCCAGAGGAGGATCACAGTTACCATCGCTCATGAAACTGGAAATTATATTGAATGGAAAGAGGTGAAAGAGCTGGTTATCG GTCGTATTCGAAACACACCGGAGGCTGATGAAACCATCATAGACCCCAACATCCTTTCTCTCAACATCCTGTCCTCTGGATATTTCTGGCCAAAACATGATGACAA CGTCTCCTTGGGAGTTGATCATAG AACTTTCTACCGATTTGAGGCAGCGTGGGACAGCTCCATGCACAACTCTCTGCTTCTGAACAGAGTCACTCCTTATGGAGAGAAGATCTACATCACCCTCTCTGCTTATCTAGAG ATGGAGAACTGCACTCAGCCGACAGTGATCACCAAAGACTTCTGCATGGTGTTTTACTCCCGCGACACCAAGTTGCCGGCCTCCCGCTCCATAAGAAACCTGTTCAGCACTGGTTGCCTAAGGCCCTCTGAGAG TAACCGTGTAACTGGAGTCTATGAAGTGACTCTCTGCCATGTGGCGGACAATGGAAGTCCAG GCATGCAGCGTCGTCGCAGACGTGTGCTGGACACCTCGGTGGCTTACGTTCGAGGAGAGGAGAACCTGGCTGGATGGAGGCCTCGCAGTGACAGCCTCATCCTCGACCACCAGTGGGAGCTGGAAAAACTCAGTTTACTGCAGGAG GTGGAGAAGACCAGGCACTACCTGCTGCTGAGGGAGAAGCTGGAGGCGACCCTGCAGGCAGGACAGGACGCGCTCTACAAGAGCAGCGACATCAGCAACTTTGCAAAGAGTCCCATCCTTAGCCACAGTCCTGGCAGCAGCCCGGCCCTTGACAGCCCCAACCAGAGGCAAAGGGAGCTGGCTGCCAAG TGTCTGCGTCTGCTGATGCACACCTTCAACAGGGAGTACAGCCAGGTGAGCAGCAGTGCCAGTGAGAGCAAG ctcTCTGAGATGTCTGCATCGCTAATGAGAGAGTCATCATCTTCTGGACTGAGCACGCTCACTCCATCCTCTACCTGCCCCTCACTGGTCGAGGGAAACTATGACATCAG ACACACTGATCCCAGTTCAGGAGCATCCACCCCAGATCTGGACCCATACAGCCCAGTGGACAGAAAGAAAGCTTTCAGAGGATGCACCTTTGTTCCTGACATACAGGAGATCCGCGTCAG CCCCATTGTGTCAAAGAAGGGCTACCTACACTTTCTGGAGCCTCACACCAGTGGCTGGGTGAAGCGCTATGTGGTGGTGCGCAGGCCCTACGTCTACCTATACCGCAATGAGAGGGACAGCGTGGAGCGAGCTGTCATCAATCTGTCCTCTGCTAAAGTGGAATACAGCGAAGACAAACAGACCTTACTACGG ACTCCCAACACGTTTGCTGTGTGCACTGAGCATCGTGGGATACTGCTTCAGGCCACCAATGATAAAGAGATGCACGACTGGCTGTACGCATTTAATCCTCTGTTAGCCGGCACCATTAG ATCAAAGCTTTCCCGGAGAAAGTCAGTCCAGTCCATGCCGCCGATCCCGACTGCTCAGAGGATGTGA